Proteins co-encoded in one Lentisphaera araneosa HTCC2155 genomic window:
- the hisF gene encoding imidazole glycerol phosphate synthase subunit HisF, protein MLNKRLIVCLDVRNKKVTKGIKFKGNVDIGDPVDMACQYVNDGVDELVFYDITASAEKRPIDLDMVRDVAKNVFIPFSVGGGIRNVEDMRDVLLAGAEKVSVNSLAVRDPQIINQGAVLFGKQCIVLGMDAQKVEKSDAFPSGYQVVIHGGRTETEKDALAWAQEAEQRGAGEICLNSIDADGMKSGYDLELTQLISSGVQIPVIASGGAGESSHLVDVLSQTHAEAALVASMVHYGTHTCSSIKEDLNKAEIPVRMDW, encoded by the coding sequence ATGCTTAATAAACGCCTCATAGTCTGCCTCGATGTACGTAATAAAAAAGTAACTAAAGGCATCAAATTTAAAGGCAACGTCGACATCGGCGATCCTGTAGACATGGCCTGTCAATATGTTAACGACGGCGTTGATGAACTCGTATTCTACGACATCACAGCCTCTGCTGAAAAACGCCCAATCGACCTAGATATGGTGAGAGATGTTGCAAAAAACGTTTTCATCCCTTTCTCTGTAGGAGGCGGAATTCGCAATGTTGAAGACATGCGTGATGTGCTTTTGGCAGGAGCGGAAAAAGTCAGCGTCAACTCCCTTGCTGTGCGAGATCCGCAAATCATCAACCAAGGAGCTGTGCTCTTCGGGAAACAGTGCATTGTCTTAGGCATGGATGCCCAAAAGGTAGAAAAAAGCGACGCTTTCCCTAGTGGCTATCAAGTTGTCATCCACGGTGGAAGAACTGAAACTGAAAAAGATGCCTTAGCATGGGCTCAAGAAGCTGAACAACGTGGAGCAGGGGAAATCTGCCTTAACTCAATTGATGCTGACGGCATGAAATCTGGCTATGACCTTGAGCTCACACAACTCATATCGAGCGGCGTACAAATCCCCGTTATTGCTAGTGGTGGCGCAGGAGAGTCCTCACACCTTGTTGACGTATTGTCACAAACTCATGCTGAAGCCGCATTAGTTGCCAGTATGGTACACTATGGCACCCACACTTGCTCTAGCATCAAAGAAGACCTCAATAAAGCTGAGATTCCTGTGCGGATGGATTGGTAA
- a CDS encoding ATP-binding protein: MFNKSLQARFFIVITLIVFLATVVSVALVTLNGYEYRKSSLETQAYVLAGIMGENASAAIEFGNHSDATTILNSLEEVPSIDSIAIYVDGEKFAHYASTVKMIPEFKILDLKGKFNYLNNKLYVQRDIIYDGEVLGRILLVDNLASLTVPFYKSLNFVISVLVIVLLLSSFLSFSILKKLISPLVHLSDTARKISQYHTYNIRAEYKGKDEIGDLTYSFNEMLTEIQAREDTINRERHNAEQRAVEAEEANKRAKVEFDQRLVAESANKMKSEFLANVSHEIRTPMNAILGFSELLEKEDIDKKSMEYVEAINSSGRSLLHLINDILDLSKVEAGKLELIYTKVDLRSLVNEFASVFSREFAKKNLDFLVEVDQVVPDLVSLDEVRIRQILFNLIGNAVKFTEEGYVKVAIKADLKRNGVVDLDFVVSDTGVGIGEEANRRIFGAFNQASAEISKEYGGTGLGLSICKELSQLMGGSINLVSAKGEGSEFTVSLKNVKVELCTTRMKIDLPVENKYKFENAKVLIVDDTLLNRILLKEFLKEFPFELEEAENGQVALDTLEEFDADLILMDMKMPVMDGRQATEKIKSNPKLKDKPVIAVTASAMKASEDELSKLCDGFLRKPFKMEDLLVLLQKYLKHS, translated from the coding sequence ATGTTTAACAAGAGTTTACAAGCACGCTTTTTTATCGTTATTACTCTAATCGTGTTTTTGGCGACGGTTGTCTCGGTTGCATTAGTTACTTTGAATGGCTATGAGTATCGTAAGAGTAGTCTAGAGACTCAGGCTTATGTTTTGGCGGGTATTATGGGGGAAAATGCAAGTGCAGCTATTGAGTTTGGTAATCATTCTGATGCCACGACGATTTTAAATTCACTAGAAGAGGTGCCATCTATCGACTCTATTGCTATCTATGTTGATGGAGAGAAGTTCGCGCACTATGCATCCACGGTGAAGATGATCCCAGAATTTAAAATATTAGATTTGAAGGGTAAGTTTAATTATTTAAATAATAAACTTTATGTTCAAAGAGATATTATATATGATGGTGAGGTCCTTGGTAGAATTCTTCTAGTTGATAATCTTGCGAGCCTAACAGTTCCTTTTTATAAGAGCCTCAACTTTGTAATCTCTGTACTTGTGATTGTTTTATTGCTTTCCAGCTTTTTAAGCTTCTCGATATTGAAAAAGTTGATTTCTCCACTCGTTCATTTATCAGATACGGCTCGAAAAATATCTCAATACCACACATATAATATAAGGGCTGAGTATAAAGGTAAGGATGAAATTGGTGATTTGACTTATTCATTTAATGAGATGTTAACGGAAATCCAGGCTCGTGAGGATACGATTAATCGTGAAAGGCATAATGCTGAACAGCGAGCTGTAGAGGCAGAAGAAGCCAATAAAAGGGCTAAAGTCGAGTTCGATCAAAGATTAGTTGCGGAGTCCGCAAATAAAATGAAGAGTGAGTTCTTGGCCAATGTGAGTCACGAAATTAGAACTCCAATGAATGCAATTTTAGGTTTTAGTGAACTTTTAGAAAAAGAGGACATAGATAAAAAATCTATGGAGTATGTAGAGGCAATTAATAGTAGTGGGCGCTCCTTACTGCATTTGATTAACGATATTTTAGACTTGTCAAAAGTTGAAGCGGGTAAGCTAGAGCTCATTTATACAAAAGTTGACTTGAGGTCTTTGGTAAATGAATTTGCTTCAGTGTTCTCTCGTGAGTTTGCTAAAAAGAACTTAGACTTTCTTGTTGAAGTTGATCAAGTGGTTCCTGATTTAGTCTCTTTAGATGAAGTGCGAATTCGTCAAATACTTTTTAACCTTATTGGCAATGCAGTGAAGTTTACTGAAGAAGGTTATGTGAAAGTCGCAATTAAAGCAGATCTAAAAAGGAATGGGGTAGTTGATTTGGATTTTGTGGTATCTGACACAGGTGTGGGGATAGGTGAGGAAGCCAACAGAAGGATTTTTGGTGCTTTCAATCAAGCGTCTGCGGAGATTAGCAAGGAGTATGGTGGTACTGGTCTGGGCTTAAGTATTTGTAAAGAGCTTTCACAGTTAATGGGTGGTTCAATTAATTTAGTTTCTGCTAAAGGTGAAGGCTCTGAATTTACCGTTAGCTTGAAAAATGTTAAAGTGGAATTGTGTACTACACGTATGAAAATTGACTTGCCTGTAGAAAACAAATATAAGTTTGAAAATGCAAAAGTATTGATAGTTGATGATACTCTGTTAAATCGAATTCTCTTGAAAGAATTTTTAAAAGAGTTCCCGTTTGAGTTGGAAGAGGCCGAGAATGGTCAGGTGGCCTTAGATACCTTAGAGGAATTTGATGCTGATCTAATTCTAATGGATATGAAGATGCCTGTGATGGATGGTCGCCAAGCGACAGAGAAAATCAAATCTAATCCAAAGTTAAAAGATAAGCCTGTAATTGCTGTCACGGCTTCGGCGATGAAGGCCAGTGAAGATGAGTTGAGTAAGCTTTGTGATGGCTTCTTAAGAAAGCCCTTCAAGATGGAGGATCTTCTAGTTCTTCTACAAAAATACCTGAAGCATTCATGA
- the hisH gene encoding imidazole glycerol phosphate synthase subunit HisH, with protein MITVIDYGAGNLRSVCLALESIDIPWKISSEPDEILSADRVIFPGVGAAASAVKVLKEKGLEQSIKQFIDSGKPFLGICLGTQIIFDYSEEDQGTECLGLIPGKVIHFEFPEDEKKSVPHMGWNQVNFTKKHPIFEDIEDAANFYFVHSYYPCPDDESMEMATTNYGSIDFTCAITKDNLVATQFHPEKSGRHGLQLLENFSTWDGTYNA; from the coding sequence ATGATCACAGTTATCGACTATGGCGCAGGCAATTTACGCTCAGTCTGCCTCGCTCTTGAGAGCATTGATATCCCATGGAAAATCAGCTCTGAACCCGATGAGATTCTTAGCGCCGACAGAGTTATTTTTCCTGGCGTTGGCGCAGCTGCATCGGCCGTCAAAGTCCTCAAAGAAAAAGGCCTCGAACAATCTATAAAACAGTTCATTGATTCAGGAAAACCTTTTTTAGGCATTTGTCTAGGAACGCAAATCATCTTCGATTACTCCGAAGAAGATCAGGGCACTGAATGCTTAGGGCTCATACCCGGGAAAGTCATTCATTTCGAATTCCCCGAAGACGAAAAAAAATCAGTCCCTCACATGGGATGGAACCAAGTCAATTTCACAAAAAAACACCCCATCTTTGAAGATATCGAAGACGCCGCTAACTTCTATTTCGTACACTCCTACTACCCATGTCCCGACGACGAGAGCATGGAAATGGCCACCACAAATTACGGCTCAATCGACTTCACATGCGCTATAACTAAAGACAATCTAGTGGCCACTCAATTTCACCCCGAAAAAAGTGGACGTCACGGCCTTCAGTTACTCGAAAACTTCTCAACATGGGATGGAACATACAATGCTTAA
- a CDS encoding YfiR family protein yields the protein MAEKGIMVGLSKTLRAIFLVLILHSLCSWGQGLEPRKESEVKAAYLFTFLKYLDCEGKASDPIIIAVVGKEAFSGELNKYAGREIKGRKVQVVYLDHSSDEVKKPIKCHLLYIDDSALLFQKELIKLYQPFKPLTIADNEWFLESGGMINLVEVSRKIRWEVNHKVIKDTEIAISSKVLRLAVNKEKK from the coding sequence TTGGCAGAGAAAGGAATTATGGTAGGATTGTCTAAAACTTTGCGAGCAATATTTCTCGTGCTTATACTACATAGTCTATGTAGTTGGGGACAGGGCTTGGAACCGCGAAAAGAAAGTGAAGTTAAGGCAGCGTACCTATTTACCTTTTTAAAGTACCTAGATTGTGAGGGGAAAGCTAGCGATCCGATTATTATAGCAGTGGTTGGCAAAGAAGCCTTTTCGGGTGAGCTAAATAAATATGCAGGTCGAGAAATTAAGGGCCGCAAAGTTCAGGTCGTTTATTTAGATCATAGCTCTGATGAAGTAAAAAAACCCATAAAATGCCACTTGTTATATATTGATGATAGTGCCCTTCTTTTTCAAAAGGAACTGATAAAATTATACCAGCCTTTTAAACCGCTTACAATTGCAGATAATGAATGGTTCTTAGAATCAGGTGGTATGATTAATCTTGTAGAAGTATCTCGCAAGATACGGTGGGAAGTTAATCATAAAGTTATCAAAGATACTGAGATTGCCATTTCTTCTAAAGTTTTACGCTTAGCCGTAAACAAGGAGAAAAAGTGA
- a CDS encoding pyruvate carboxylase, producing MKIKKFKKLLVANRSEIAIRVFRAATELGIRTVAIYSHEDRFALHRFKADEAYQVGTPGEPVKAYLDIKGIIALAIEKEVDAIHPGYGFLSENAEFAKACKEAGIAFIGPAVSLLEGLGDKMEAKKVAKKAQVPILSGGLEPLRDIAAARAVADDLGFPVIVKAAHGGGGRGMRVVNSAHELQQKLEEAQRESLTAFGSDECFIEKFIVKAKHIEVQILGDLHGNLVHLYDRDCSLQRRHQKIIEVAPSVGLPEKLREDICQSAVSICKSVDYQNAGTVEFLLDTETNKFFFIEINPRIQVEHTVTETVTGLDIVKRQILVAQGHPLDSTEIGITEQSDVKVHAYAFQCRITTEDPANNFIPDYGKIEHYRSSGGMGIRLDAGTAFSGALVTPYYDSMLVKVTSAGSSFEDAVQRMNRALQEFRIRGVKTNIPFVTNLVNEPDFLEGKCTTRFIDEKPQLFHFPKKRDRATKLLRFLGEVSVNGNPLLKGKDEPKEVVRRIAPVPAMDLSKERPEGSRDRLLKLGPEAFTQEILKEKKLLVTDTTMRDAHQSLFATRMRTHDMLNVAERYSREHSDLFSMEMWGGATFDTSMRFLKESPWDRLRKLRKACPNILFQMLFRGSNGVGYTNYPDNVVREFIQRCAAEGMDVFRIFDSLNWVENMKVAIEETLKTGAICEATVCYTGDILDTKRTKYTLEYYVKMAKELESLGAHMIALKDMAGLLKPYAASELISALKAEVNIPIHLHTHDTSSGQLATLVKAAEAGVDIVDCAFGPLSGLTSQANLNTLVEMMRYTERETGMEYEALERTGEYWGVVRQYYSAFETSQRYGAADVYRHEMPGGQYTNLFQQASSLGLAERWFEVCDRYRQVNETFGDIVKVTPSSKVVGDMALMLVANNLQASDLIQGGKDVAFPQSVVDMMQGWLGQPEGGFPDDIRNKVLKDKDYFTDRPGLHKDPMDLTVVRAEVEKKLERKITDAELMAYVMYPDVFVDFANHKRIYGEVMNIPTPVYLYGLPMHEEVQIELDEGKTLFIKLVAIGGENQDGEVTVYFELNGQPRSINIMTESAAANSTARRQAELGNEDHVGAPMPGLVVNVHVKEGDEILKNTPIAVMEAMKMETTIMSERDGVVGEVLVVAGDNVKAKDLLMVYK from the coding sequence TTGAAAATTAAGAAGTTCAAAAAGCTTTTAGTAGCCAATAGAAGTGAGATCGCGATTCGCGTTTTTCGAGCAGCAACAGAATTGGGAATACGCACGGTAGCCATTTATTCACATGAAGACCGTTTCGCCTTACATAGATTTAAGGCTGACGAAGCTTACCAAGTTGGGACGCCAGGAGAGCCGGTAAAAGCGTACTTGGATATTAAGGGCATCATTGCTCTCGCAATTGAGAAAGAAGTTGATGCGATTCACCCAGGTTATGGTTTTTTATCAGAGAATGCGGAATTCGCAAAAGCTTGTAAAGAAGCAGGTATTGCTTTTATTGGCCCAGCAGTAAGCCTCCTTGAAGGTCTCGGCGATAAAATGGAAGCTAAGAAAGTAGCGAAGAAAGCTCAAGTGCCAATTCTTAGTGGTGGACTTGAACCTCTCAGAGATATTGCAGCTGCGCGTGCAGTGGCGGATGATCTGGGTTTTCCTGTTATTGTTAAAGCAGCTCACGGTGGTGGTGGTCGCGGTATGCGCGTGGTCAATAGTGCCCATGAATTACAACAAAAATTAGAAGAAGCTCAGCGTGAATCTTTAACAGCATTTGGTTCTGATGAATGTTTTATCGAGAAATTCATTGTTAAAGCGAAACATATTGAAGTTCAAATTCTTGGTGACTTACACGGTAACCTAGTTCATTTGTATGATCGAGACTGTTCGCTTCAGCGCCGTCACCAAAAAATCATCGAAGTGGCACCTTCTGTGGGGCTTCCTGAAAAACTAAGAGAAGATATTTGTCAGTCTGCCGTTAGTATCTGTAAATCGGTTGATTATCAGAATGCAGGTACAGTCGAATTCTTACTCGATACTGAGACAAACAAGTTCTTCTTTATTGAGATTAATCCACGTATTCAAGTTGAACACACTGTTACAGAAACAGTCACGGGTTTAGATATAGTAAAGCGCCAAATTTTAGTCGCTCAAGGTCACCCACTAGATTCTACTGAAATTGGTATTACTGAACAAAGTGATGTTAAAGTGCATGCTTATGCTTTCCAATGCCGTATTACTACGGAAGATCCAGCTAATAACTTCATTCCAGATTATGGTAAAATTGAACACTACCGTTCTTCAGGTGGTATGGGTATCCGTTTGGATGCGGGTACAGCTTTCTCTGGTGCCTTAGTGACTCCTTATTATGACTCGATGCTGGTAAAGGTGACTTCTGCAGGTTCCTCTTTCGAAGATGCTGTCCAGCGCATGAATCGTGCTTTGCAGGAATTTCGTATTCGTGGTGTAAAAACTAATATTCCTTTTGTAACCAACTTAGTGAATGAGCCTGACTTTCTAGAGGGTAAATGCACAACTCGTTTCATTGATGAAAAACCACAGTTATTCCACTTTCCTAAAAAGCGTGACCGCGCAACTAAACTCCTAAGATTCTTAGGTGAGGTTTCAGTTAATGGTAATCCACTGTTAAAAGGTAAAGATGAGCCGAAAGAGGTCGTTCGTCGAATTGCTCCCGTGCCTGCAATGGATCTTTCTAAAGAGCGCCCGGAAGGGTCACGTGACCGTCTATTGAAGTTAGGTCCTGAGGCTTTTACACAAGAAATTTTAAAAGAGAAAAAACTTCTCGTTACAGATACAACCATGCGCGATGCTCACCAATCGCTTTTCGCGACTCGTATGAGAACACACGACATGCTCAATGTGGCTGAGCGTTACTCTCGCGAACATAGCGATTTATTCTCTATGGAAATGTGGGGTGGGGCGACTTTCGATACATCAATGCGTTTCCTTAAAGAATCTCCTTGGGATCGTTTACGCAAATTGCGTAAAGCTTGTCCAAATATCTTATTTCAGATGCTTTTCCGCGGATCAAATGGCGTAGGTTATACGAACTATCCAGATAACGTTGTACGCGAATTCATTCAGCGTTGCGCTGCAGAAGGTATGGATGTATTCCGAATTTTCGACTCACTTAACTGGGTTGAGAATATGAAAGTTGCGATTGAAGAGACTCTAAAAACAGGCGCAATTTGTGAAGCTACAGTTTGTTACACGGGTGATATTTTAGACACGAAGCGCACTAAGTATACTCTCGAATACTATGTGAAAATGGCTAAAGAGCTCGAGTCTTTAGGTGCGCATATGATTGCTCTTAAAGATATGGCAGGTTTGTTAAAGCCTTACGCTGCATCTGAATTGATTTCAGCTTTAAAAGCCGAAGTCAACATTCCAATTCACTTACACACACACGATACAAGTTCAGGTCAGCTCGCGACTTTAGTTAAAGCCGCTGAAGCAGGTGTTGATATTGTTGACTGTGCCTTCGGTCCTCTTTCTGGTTTGACTTCGCAGGCGAACTTAAATACTCTTGTAGAAATGATGCGTTATACTGAGCGCGAAACGGGTATGGAATACGAAGCACTCGAGCGTACAGGTGAATACTGGGGCGTCGTTCGTCAATACTACTCAGCTTTTGAAACCTCGCAGCGTTATGGCGCGGCAGATGTTTACCGTCACGAAATGCCAGGTGGTCAATACACGAACTTATTCCAACAAGCATCTAGCCTCGGCTTAGCAGAGCGTTGGTTCGAAGTTTGTGATCGCTACCGTCAAGTGAATGAAACTTTTGGTGATATCGTAAAAGTAACACCTTCCTCAAAAGTAGTCGGCGATATGGCTTTGATGCTTGTGGCTAACAATTTACAGGCAAGTGATCTTATTCAAGGTGGTAAAGACGTTGCTTTCCCGCAGTCAGTTGTCGATATGATGCAGGGCTGGTTAGGTCAGCCTGAAGGTGGCTTCCCAGATGATATACGCAACAAAGTCTTGAAAGACAAAGATTACTTCACGGATCGTCCTGGTCTTCACAAAGATCCAATGGATTTAACTGTTGTTCGTGCCGAAGTCGAGAAAAAATTAGAGCGTAAAATTACTGATGCTGAATTGATGGCTTATGTAATGTACCCTGATGTTTTTGTTGATTTTGCGAATCACAAGCGTATTTATGGCGAAGTGATGAATATCCCAACGCCAGTTTACCTCTATGGTTTACCAATGCACGAAGAAGTTCAGATCGAACTTGATGAAGGTAAAACTCTCTTTATCAAACTTGTGGCTATTGGTGGTGAAAACCAAGATGGCGAAGTTACTGTATACTTTGAGCTTAATGGTCAGCCGCGTTCAATCAATATAATGACAGAAAGTGCTGCAGCTAATTCTACGGCTCGTCGTCAAGCTGAGCTTGGCAATGAGGATCACGTTGGTGCTCCAATGCCGGGTTTAGTAGTGAACGTTCACGTTAAAGAAGGTGATGAGATTCTCAAGAATACGCCTATCGCAGTTATGGAAGCTATGAAGATGGAAACGACTATCATGTCCGAGCGCGATGGTGTGGTTGGCGAAGTCTTGGTAGTTGCTGGAGACAATGTGAAAGCTAAAGACTTACTTATGGTTTATAAGTAA